The following DNA comes from Lonchura striata isolate bLonStr1 chromosome 4, bLonStr1.mat, whole genome shotgun sequence.
CCCTCCCCCATCGCCGCTCTCGGGGCCCGGCCTCGCCCCCCTCCCTCCGCCTCCCGCCCGCCACCGAGCCGCGCTACTGGCTGCTCCcggcgcgccgccgccgcccgcccagccccggccccggccgcgggCGGGGAGTCGGGGCGCACGGCAGCGCCTATAAGGGCGCCGCTCCGCAGCCCCCCGGGAGTTTTTGGTCTAGGGCCaccggggccgcggggcggggggtGTCGCCGGGAGAGCACGGGAGCGGGGGGGAGCGCCGGCCGCCCTGCATGGCCAGGGATTATGAGCGCCGGTGAGTTGCAGCAGGCGCAGCCCAGAGCCTCGGCGCCggcggccgcccccgcgcccccgcagccccgcagcgcccaggAAGCCCCCGACATGGCCGTGTACTGCAGCGAGAACTTCAGCGTCtacccccagcccagccttcacccgcccggcgccgccgccgcggccgccgccgccgccgccgccgccgccgcctcgtcGGGGCAGCGGGCGGGCGGGTACGCGCTGGGGGACTACGGGGCGCCCGCCAACGCCGGGTACCTGTGGGGCATGAACAGCCCCGCGCCCTACCTGCAgggcccgcccggcgccgccgccgccgccgccgcgcccttCCTGCCGCCCGCCTCGTACGGCTGCTCGCGGGGCGGGCAGCTCGTGGGCTCGCCCCCGGCGCCCGGCTCGCCGTCGGCGGGCGGCGCGGAGCTGAGCTGGCTCAGCCTGGccagccaggaggagctgctgaagctGGTGCGGCCGCCCTACTCGTACTCGGCGCTGATCGCCATGGCCATCCAGAGCGCGCCCGAGAGGAAGCTCACCCTCAGCCACATCTACCAGTACGTGGCCGAGAACTTCCCCTTCTACAAGCGCAGCAAGGCCGGGTGGCAGAACAGCATCCGCCACAACCTCAGCCTCAACGACTGCTTCCGCAAGGTGCCCCGCGACGAGGACGACCCCGGTGAGGTGCCGCGCCGGGCGGGAGGGATGGCTGGGCAGCGGGGAACGGCGGCtgcgggcaccggcaccgccgtGAGAGAGGGGAGGCAGCGTCCGCGGCCGGGCGGGTCCCCCGTCCCCTTCTCGTCGGGCGCTGTCCCGACACCGCGCTCTCCGTGCCCCCAGCGCCAGCGCTATGATGAGCCCGCGTTTCTCCATCCCTTCCAGTCGGATGCTGTGATGGGACCGCGCTGCCCGTCCCCTCGGGGGCCAGCGCAGCGAGGAGACCGCGTTCCCCGTCCCCTGACCCGGGCGCTGCGGTGTgaccatccccattccccccggcccggcccggcccggcgctgccccgcgggAGGTGTAGGCGGGGGCCGGCCGCCCCAGCCTCTCCCCCTCCCCGAGCAGCCCGGGAGCGCCGGTTGTGCAAGGCCCGGCTCCTTCGGCCCGTGATTCACggctcccctccctgcccgccgctgcccgggccggcccggggcgcaGCCGGTGCCCGGAGTGGGCGGAGGCGCGCCCGGACAGCgctggcccggcccggcggtgcCGGGACCTGCCGGGCTGGAGCCGCTCGGGACCTCGTGGGGTCACTGCGCCCGTCCCGGCCGTGGGCAGGAGctgagaggggacagctgctgccacCACAGTGCCCCACACTAAGGCTTGTGCCAGGGGCAGCTTGTCTGCAGCCCCcgcagctcagtgctgctggccTGCCGTCCCTCGGAGTGCCTGAGTGTGCCAGCCCGCCTCTCCATCAGCTTTTCTATGAGCCATAGCCTGGGCACTGCCTTGCCACCACTGCTGAGATGGCTGTAAGTGGCCCAGCTTCTGTGAGGCAGCCAAAGCAAGGGGAACCCCTCTTCACATTCTCTTTAGCCAGGCTGGAGGTACAGATCTGTCTGTGCTTTAGGATGGGGAGATTCTCCTCTTCTATGTGGCCTTAAGGTTCACGTGGGCATTGGAGGGATAGAGGTGGAAATGTCTTGGAGACAAGTTTTGGATCCATGGACTGGACAACagagggagaaggagcaggTGCAGGAGAGATGTGGGTTCTGTGCCAGTTGGACAAGACATGGATGCTACTTATCTGTCAGCAGCGGGGCTCGCTGTCGCAGAAGTTGACTTTCTCTCTTGTGTCTCCTGTTTTCCACCAGGGAAGGGAAACTACTGGACCTTAGATCC
Coding sequences within:
- the FOXI3 gene encoding forkhead box protein I3, giving the protein MSAGELQQAQPRASAPAAAPAPPQPRSAQEAPDMAVYCSENFSVYPQPSLHPPGAAAAAAAAAAAAAASSGQRAGGYALGDYGAPANAGYLWGMNSPAPYLQGPPGAAAAAAAPFLPPASYGCSRGGQLVGSPPAPGSPSAGGAELSWLSLASQEELLKLVRPPYSYSALIAMAIQSAPERKLTLSHIYQYVAENFPFYKRSKAGWQNSIRHNLSLNDCFRKVPRDEDDPGKGNYWTLDPNCEKMFDNGNFRRKRKRRSEPNAPAAASAASSLGGLKAEEERPIPATGKPCGNSPPPELDPSPSARDHPKSSSPSSIISSTPSCLSTFFSGMSSLSGGGSRLTGGLSSDLHHRNFSAGQLSSGTFTPSSSSSQEVPSPDQLQRVAGPSPAYYSSFHPSSGSQGAQYNHYYNFTVNSLIYTRDGTEV